In Candidatus Cloacimonadota bacterium, the following proteins share a genomic window:
- a CDS encoding PilT/PilU family type 4a pilus ATPase — translation MMRLSFTEALSKDIPSNYQGVEVCEIISQWLLHHSERENECRDLLKYILRKAREMEASDVDLGAPGCSNKIWMRVFGNKKPVEDLGEFSLIDTNTLIISWLSPAQRSRLFMQKSLDFPLAFDIGGNEVRFRGTAFFDRNALGANFRRINDNLLVMEQLGIPEVVANRMNLRYEKTGLVLITGITGSGKSTTLNAIIDMNNRQNNGHIVSIDSPIEYVHHSKNCLVRHREVGVDVLSFEHGAVEALRQDPDIIVVGEMRDPQTIATVLEITDSGHKAFTTLHTSSAIDSVHRIVAEFPTDSQERVRNRLADVLTVCMSQKLVPTTDGKLTLAKEILSVDSSVQAAIRNKNIGEIYQMMVEGKKLGMCTLEQDLKTLYQKGHISQQTALNYANNKKRMHQLMSVI, via the coding sequence ACGGGAGAATGAATGCCGGGATTTGCTAAAGTACATCTTGCGTAAAGCGCGGGAAATGGAAGCCTCCGATGTGGATTTGGGAGCTCCTGGTTGTTCAAATAAGATCTGGATGCGGGTATTTGGTAATAAAAAACCTGTGGAGGACTTGGGCGAGTTTTCCCTCATCGATACCAATACACTTATCATCAGTTGGCTGTCTCCGGCGCAACGGTCCCGACTCTTTATGCAAAAGAGCTTGGATTTCCCCTTGGCCTTCGATATCGGGGGCAACGAAGTGAGATTTCGCGGAACCGCTTTCTTTGACCGTAACGCTCTGGGTGCAAACTTCCGCAGGATCAACGACAATCTTTTGGTCATGGAACAATTGGGCATCCCGGAAGTAGTGGCAAACCGTATGAACCTGCGCTATGAAAAAACTGGCCTTGTGCTGATTACCGGCATCACCGGCAGCGGAAAATCTACCACCTTAAACGCCATCATCGATATGAATAACCGGCAGAATAACGGGCACATCGTTTCCATCGATTCCCCCATCGAGTATGTGCACCATTCCAAAAACTGTTTGGTGCGCCATCGTGAGGTCGGGGTGGATGTGCTTAGTTTTGAACACGGAGCCGTGGAAGCTCTGCGTCAGGATCCGGATATCATCGTAGTGGGGGAGATGCGCGATCCTCAAACCATAGCCACGGTTTTGGAAATAACCGATAGCGGCCACAAAGCCTTTACTACTCTACACACCAGCTCTGCCATAGATAGTGTCCACCGCATTGTGGCAGAGTTTCCCACAGATTCCCAAGAAAGAGTAAGAAACCGTCTGGCGGATGTGTTAACCGTGTGTATGAGCCAGAAACTGGTGCCTACTACGGACGGAAAGCTTACTTTGGCCAAGGAAATTCTATCGGTGGATTCCAGTGTGCAAGCTGCCATCCGAAACAAGAATATCGGCGAGATCTATCAGATGATGGTGGAAGGTAAGAAACTGGGGATGTGTACTTTGGAACAGGATTTGAAGACTTTGTATCAAAAAGGTCATATAAGCCAGCAGACAGCTCTGAACTATGCAAATAACAAGAAACGGATGCATCAACTGATGTCTGTAATATAA